TTTCTTAATCATTAGTATCTTGAAGTCTTTTTCTGTTGGGGAGGTTCTATTCAGTTTTTTGATCAAAAAGTAATCTGTTTCTTGATCGACTGAAATAGCTGAAAGAATCAAATCTAATTGGTATTGATTTCTCTCCCACAGTGCCATACCATAAAACTCACTCAGTTCCATTACCCGCTTGGGTTTGGTTTTATCCAATAATGAATCAAGAAAATATTCCTTTGTTTTTGAAAGTTTACCGGACTTAGAGACTTCAAGATACCCGTTTTGTAAAGGGTTCAAAATTCGAAGGATATTGTCCTTATGATACAAATAGCTTCCTTCCTGACTATACCCTAATGATTTTTTCATTATTTTTTTTGGTTTCATTGAATTTAAATCCAGGCGATAAAGTATTAAATCATCTTCTGTGACCATAATATTATTGACCCGAATGATAGCTTCTTGTGCTTCTGAATGAAGAATGTAATGTAGTCCGGCTTCGTCGAGGTTCACTCTTTTTTTGCTGATCTTTTTAGTTCTAAGATCAAACCTATATAAGTCACTTGGGTTTTGTCCCAGAAAATAGCAGGAGTTGTCATAATAAAACAATGATCTGAAAGCATTATCTGGATAATATTCCACACTCTTATCAGGATAAAGCTTAGGTTGGAGGATAACTGTATCCAAGGTTTTATTTCCATCAAATGTATAGGAAAGCAATTCATGCTTATTGGTCAAAATGAAAACTTCATATTCACTGATAGCCACATCTCTGACAGTAGCAAAGGGGGAAAATTCAATTTGAAATTCATGATTGTATAGTTCCTTTTTTTTTGAAACACAGGAAAAAAAAGAATTAAGGAGATGAATTTGAGGCTATTGGACATGTTTCTGAATTAAATCAACAAGTTCATCAGGAGTTTCTATGACTTGTTTTTCTTGCCCCGAAAGGAAAAGTACAGGTAAAGATTCTATCAATCCTAACTTTAAACCTTCCTTTTTTTGGTCAATGAAAATAGACTTGCCATCAACCTTCGCCAGTAAATTTGCTTTCTTCTCCTGTGATGATACAATGATAACATTGATTTTTTTGCCTTCAAGTTCTTGCAAGGATTCCTTAAATACTGAAAAACAATATTGACAATTTTCAAGACTGATAATCAGAGTAGGTGCATCAGTGTCAAATCCAATTATTGATCCGTATTTTTCAAAATCACTCTCTATTGGTTTGCATCCGAGCAATATGATAAACAATAAAATACTAATTCTCTTCATCTTGAGTAAAATCAAATACGTCTATGGATAAATAGTTTTCTTGAAGTTCTGGGTTCAAAATATTGTTCTTTGGAAGATAGAATCCCTTCTTACCTACAAATGCCCTATAGACATTATAAATCCCTCCTGGAAATACGACTTCTTTAATTATTTTAAAATCCTTATCCAAGACGATCACACTAAATTGTTTTTTTGCATCGATTTCTTTCAATATGATATTTTTGTCATAAACCCCAGGGAATTGGAAAGTTCTGTAATAAAGTTTTCGGTATGGATCGAAATAGATACCATAGTATTTGGAATTTTCGACCCATGCTATGTCCTCTTTTTCCGGTTCTGGAACCATAGTGAAAGGCTTGATTTCAGAATTCTTATATTTGCTTCCACCAAAAACTTTGAATTCTTGACCATCTAAAAAATAACTTAAAGAGTCTAAATATTTCCACGAATAAATTACCCTTTCAAAGTCATCCTCAATTCTTGAAACCTGCAAATCACTCCCTGGCCATATTTTGTCTTGGTAAAAAGATGGGAATCCTGATTCTTCTACAAATTCCAAAGTATTGGCTTCGATGTCATAGGATACTTCAAATTTAAATTCATCACTGATATTTGCAGGATTACTCAAATCAAACATTGGGAGCTGGATAAACCTTAATTTTCCTTTACTCAAAATAGTAGGCATGGAACCAAAAGAAATGTGGTTAACCAAAGATTCTTCAATGCTTTTATAACGGGGCGGCATATACCGATTCAAAACTTCTCCACTATTGTTAATCAAAAGAGATCCACGAACAGTGAGTGTTGGGAATATGAATACGGAATCTGAATTGATCACAAGAATTCCTTGAGCCGTTTTTATTCCCAAGGGAGGGGTAGATGGGTATTTGATTTCTTTTTCTAAAATCTCTAAGTCTAAATTATAAACCTGAATTGACTTTTTGAATTCATTTTGATGGTACAAAAATTCAGTATCGTTCTCAAATAAATAGGAGGTCCTTATAAAGTCAAGAGCTGTAGAATCATCTAAGGAAAGGTTTATTTCTGAAATTTTAAATAAATTAGAATTTGTTTTTTCTTCACTTGCTAAAGGTGAACATGAGAAAATTATAAATCCGAGGAATAGGGAAATTGTTGATTTCATCAATATTATTGTAAAAGTGAAAAAGGAACGGGATCTCCCGTTCCCTTTAAGAATAATTAATAGACACTATCCCGATAAGTGTGTAAACTTCAAATTATGGTTTTATTGTCAGGTATCAAGAAGCCTGACCCTATCACCAAATATAAGCAGGAAACTGTTAAGAATAGCTCCCCAGTCTCTGATAGGCATAGTCCATTTTTTCGATGCTTCTCTTGCAGCCAGGAAAACAGACTTCATTACGGCATCATCTGTCGGGAAAGAGAGCTTGTTTTTGGTGTATTTTCTGATCTTTCCATTGAGATTTTCAATCAGGTTGGTGGTATAGATGATTTTACGGATTTCAGCCGGGTAATCGAAGAAAACGGTGAGTTCATCCCAGTTGTCCCTCCAGCTTTTGATGGCATAAGCGTATTTGGATTCCCATTTTTTGGCAAAATCGTTCAGGGCAGCCCAAGCAGCATCTTTTGTAGGGGCGGTATAAATTTCCTTCATATCCCTTGTAAAC
This Cecembia calidifontis DNA region includes the following protein-coding sequences:
- a CDS encoding DUF4221 family protein, giving the protein MKSTISLFLGFIIFSCSPLASEEKTNSNLFKISEINLSLDDSTALDFIRTSYLFENDTEFLYHQNEFKKSIQVYNLDLEILEKEIKYPSTPPLGIKTAQGILVINSDSVFIFPTLTVRGSLLINNSGEVLNRYMPPRYKSIEESLVNHISFGSMPTILSKGKLRFIQLPMFDLSNPANISDEFKFEVSYDIEANTLEFVEESGFPSFYQDKIWPGSDLQVSRIEDDFERVIYSWKYLDSLSYFLDGQEFKVFGGSKYKNSEIKPFTMVPEPEKEDIAWVENSKYYGIYFDPYRKLYYRTFQFPGVYDKNIILKEIDAKKQFSVIVLDKDFKIIKEVVFPGGIYNVYRAFVGKKGFYLPKNNILNPELQENYLSIDVFDFTQDEEN